One genomic segment of Helicobacter enhydrae includes these proteins:
- the lpoB gene encoding penicillin-binding protein activator LpoB, with product MKQVVLSLIVALGFFGCAGGARYISTNSQEYVSAGLDLNDLKKATQESLESLYKSRFFQKISFEQPKTIAVSDFINDTTIKLDMEQITARIVEELQNSGKFRITRAMSGSGGSTDSMIAQSRTARDNEEFNQETVIEKGELVGASLSLTGKVGQRITSIGGDQRVDYFFKIEINDLKSGLLQWSRTIDISKISSGKSSVW from the coding sequence TTGAAGCAAGTTGTTTTGAGCCTAATAGTTGCACTAGGATTTTTTGGTTGTGCTGGTGGGGCTAGGTATATCAGCACAAACTCTCAAGAGTATGTAAGTGCAGGATTGGATCTCAATGATCTCAAAAAGGCAACTCAAGAGAGTTTGGAATCTCTGTATAAAAGTAGATTTTTTCAGAAAATCTCTTTTGAACAACCAAAAACTATTGCAGTTTCGGATTTTATCAATGACACAACGATAAAGCTTGATATGGAGCAAATTACTGCAAGGATTGTAGAGGAACTTCAAAATAGCGGGAAGTTTCGTATTACGCGTGCTATGAGTGGGAGTGGTGGTAGCACTGATTCTATGATTGCTCAATCAAGAACTGCAAGAGATAATGAAGAGTTTAACCAAGAAACCGTGATCGAAAAGGGAGAGCTTGTGGGTGCTTCGCTTTCTTTGACAGGAAAAGTTGGGCAAAGAATAACTTCAATAGGTGGAGATCAAAGGGTTGATTATTTCTTTAAGATTGAAATCAATGATTTGAAAAGTGGGCTTCTTCAATGGAGCAGAACAATCGATATTTCCAAAATCTCTTCTGGAAAAAGTTCGGTTTGGTAA
- a CDS encoding saccharopine dehydrogenase family protein codes for MSVLQIGAGGVGGVVAHKLAMNAKTFGEITLASRTLDKCQEIAKSVHTKTGVTIQTRSVNADCVEDLVKLIEEVQPKVVINVALPYQDLSIMQACLQTKTHYLDTANYEHPDTAKFEYKEQWAFHKAYQEAGIFALLGSGFDPGVTNVFCAYAQKHYFDEIHSIDILDCNAGDHGYPFATNFNPEINLREVSSKGRYWKNGEWIETEPMEIMQVWDYPEIGKKDSYLLYHEELESLVKHIKGLKQIRFFMTFSQNYLNHMRCLENVGMLRIDEVQHNGNKIIPIQFLKTLLPDPASLAGRTIGKTNIGCYIQGIKEGKEKTIYIYNVCDHQECYQEVNAQAISYTTGVPAMIGAKLIVGGKWGGNGVFNMEELDPDAFMQELNAQGLPWKVLEL; via the coding sequence ATGAGTGTTTTACAAATCGGTGCAGGGGGAGTGGGCGGAGTAGTCGCACACAAACTCGCAATGAATGCAAAGACTTTTGGCGAAATCACACTTGCTTCACGCACACTAGACAAATGTCAAGAAATCGCAAAAAGCGTCCATACAAAAACCGGCGTCACGATTCAGACGCGTAGTGTCAATGCAGATTGTGTAGAGGATTTAGTCAAACTCATTGAGGAAGTTCAACCCAAAGTCGTGATCAATGTCGCTTTGCCCTATCAAGATTTGAGCATTATGCAGGCGTGCTTGCAAACCAAAACCCACTATCTTGATACAGCCAACTACGAGCACCCAGACACGGCAAAATTTGAATACAAAGAGCAATGGGCATTCCACAAAGCCTATCAAGAAGCAGGGATTTTTGCCTTGCTAGGAAGTGGCTTTGATCCGGGAGTGACCAATGTCTTTTGTGCGTATGCACAAAAACACTACTTCGATGAGATTCACTCTATTGATATTTTGGATTGCAATGCAGGGGATCACGGCTACCCCTTTGCCACCAATTTCAACCCTGAAATCAATCTTAGGGAGGTGAGCTCCAAAGGAAGATATTGGAAAAATGGAGAGTGGATTGAAACAGAGCCAATGGAGATTATGCAAGTTTGGGATTATCCTGAGATTGGCAAAAAAGATTCTTACCTACTCTACCACGAAGAGCTCGAATCGCTTGTCAAGCACATCAAAGGACTCAAACAAATCCGCTTCTTTATGACTTTCTCCCAAAACTATCTCAACCACATGAGATGTCTAGAAAATGTAGGAATGTTACGCATTGATGAAGTGCAACACAATGGCAACAAAATCATTCCAATCCAATTCCTCAAAACTCTTTTGCCTGATCCTGCTAGTCTTGCAGGACGCACGATTGGCAAAACCAATATCGGGTGCTATATCCAAGGTATCAAAGAGGGCAAAGAAAAAACAATCTATATCTACAATGTCTGCGATCATCAAGAATGCTATCAAGAAGTCAATGCACAAGCCATCAGCTACACAACAGGGGTGCCAGCAATGATTGGTGCCAAACTCATCGTTGGGGGCAAATGGGGAGGAAATGGGGTGTTTAATATGGAAGAGCTAGATCCTGATGCCTTTATGCAAGAGCTCAACGCACAAGGGTTGCCTTGGAAGGTTTTGGAGCTTTGA
- the flgE gene encoding flagellar hook protein FlgE, translated as MLRSLWSGVGGMQAHQVALDVESNNIANVNTVGYKYSRASFTDMLSQIGSSATAPLGTGLGGQNDMSVGLGVGVGATTRIFSQGSMQNTDVKSDLAIEGEGFFVVSANKGNTQKFTRNGEFLFDANGNLVTTGGYVVQGWMRGNDLDNLNDASMFRVDNTGPVRGIQIDPGMVMPAKASSSISLRANLNSGRKVEQMDSISQLDSAVRTKADGTNPIYDSNFKLQQNAEDMGVLFNSDGNALGLTQDQGIWVSYKHSKMLREVKDTNGVSTLGLNGALISFSNDSNASGITSLAAARDAINAATDQTGVTAYVDNGVLRLENKNEMDGNENLKNIIVTDSGTGVFANFANGDADITSFRYKYTTSNEPDFTTGQFKTTEQLRELMQHDANMVKNPAGPYKDSTSSIVVTINKYGMFEINNKEDGNGVEENLNIFVSGYSSDNVASNVLFQDAMSALNTSALVEGGKATTSARLTKAIHNASIDVYDSLGSKHNVRIEFFKSGPLEWKFRAIVPTPSRIVGASEAYPNILEGGRVTFNGDGSLAGIYPPSLEFEPQNGAKSPQRIDLAFGSNKAFDGLTSVDKISETYAIDQNGYQAGDLADIRFDSNGNLLGAFNNGKTLALAQVALANFANNAGLQNEGGNLFMQSANSGTPMIGAPNTGRRGSVSGSKLEMSNVDLSRGLTQLIVTQRGFQANSKAVTTSDQILNTLLSLKQ; from the coding sequence ATGCTTAGATCGTTATGGTCCGGTGTCGGTGGTATGCAGGCTCATCAAGTCGCACTTGATGTGGAGAGTAACAATATTGCAAATGTGAATACCGTGGGTTATAAATATTCAAGGGCTTCTTTTACAGATATGCTCTCTCAGATTGGAAGTTCTGCAACGGCTCCTCTTGGGACGGGGCTAGGGGGGCAAAATGATATGTCTGTGGGGCTGGGTGTTGGCGTAGGTGCGACGACAAGGATATTCTCTCAAGGAAGTATGCAAAACACAGATGTGAAGTCAGATTTGGCGATCGAGGGCGAGGGGTTTTTCGTGGTGAGTGCCAACAAGGGAAATACGCAAAAATTTACGCGAAATGGTGAGTTTCTTTTCGATGCCAATGGGAATCTTGTCACAACGGGGGGATATGTCGTGCAAGGTTGGATGCGTGGAAATGATTTGGACAATCTCAATGATGCGAGTATGTTTAGGGTCGATAATACAGGACCTGTGAGAGGGATACAGATCGATCCGGGAATGGTAATGCCTGCCAAAGCTTCTTCTTCGATTTCGCTTAGAGCCAACCTCAATTCTGGACGCAAGGTGGAGCAAATGGATAGCATTTCTCAGCTTGATTCGGCGGTGAGGACAAAAGCTGATGGCACAAATCCGATCTATGATTCTAATTTCAAACTTCAACAAAATGCAGAGGATATGGGGGTGTTGTTTAATAGCGATGGGAATGCTTTGGGACTCACTCAAGATCAAGGGATTTGGGTGAGCTATAAGCACTCCAAGATGTTAAGAGAGGTGAAAGATACCAATGGCGTGAGCACTTTGGGGCTCAATGGAGCACTGATTAGTTTCAGCAATGATTCCAATGCAAGTGGGATCACTTCTCTTGCGGCTGCTAGAGATGCGATCAATGCAGCAACAGATCAGACAGGAGTCACTGCGTATGTCGATAATGGCGTATTGCGTCTTGAAAACAAAAACGAAATGGATGGGAATGAGAATCTCAAAAACATCATCGTGACAGATTCTGGGACAGGGGTGTTTGCAAATTTTGCCAATGGTGATGCTGACATCACTTCATTCCGCTACAAATACACAACGAGCAATGAGCCTGATTTCACAACTGGGCAGTTCAAAACCACAGAACAGCTTAGAGAGTTGATGCAACACGATGCTAATATGGTGAAAAACCCTGCAGGACCTTACAAAGATAGCACTTCAAGCATTGTAGTGACGATCAACAAATATGGAATGTTTGAGATCAACAACAAAGAGGATGGCAATGGTGTCGAAGAAAACCTCAATATCTTTGTTTCGGGGTATTCTTCTGACAATGTGGCAAGCAATGTGTTGTTCCAAGATGCGATGAGTGCGCTCAATACCTCTGCACTTGTGGAGGGGGGCAAAGCAACGACTTCGGCGAGATTGACCAAAGCGATCCACAATGCGAGTATCGATGTTTATGATTCTCTAGGCTCCAAACACAATGTGCGTATCGAGTTTTTCAAATCAGGACCTTTGGAGTGGAAGTTTAGGGCGATTGTGCCAACACCTTCAAGGATTGTGGGTGCGAGTGAGGCTTATCCCAATATTTTGGAGGGGGGAAGGGTGACATTCAATGGCGATGGAAGTCTAGCGGGGATCTACCCTCCTAGCCTTGAGTTTGAGCCTCAAAATGGTGCGAAATCCCCTCAACGCATTGATTTGGCGTTTGGTTCCAACAAGGCGTTTGATGGATTGACTAGCGTGGATAAAATCTCTGAAACCTATGCGATCGATCAAAACGGCTATCAGGCAGGAGATTTGGCGGATATTCGCTTTGATAGTAATGGTAACCTTTTGGGGGCTTTCAACAATGGCAAAACTTTGGCACTTGCTCAAGTGGCACTTGCAAATTTTGCCAATAATGCGGGTTTGCAAAATGAGGGCGGCAATCTGTTTATGCAGAGTGCAAACTCCGGAACTCCGATGATAGGTGCTCCAAACACAGGAAGACGCGGTTCTGTCTCTGGAAGTAAGCTAGAGATGAGTAATGTCGATTTGAGTCGTGGTTTGACTCAGCTGATCGTGACGCAGAGAGGGTTTCAAGCGAACTCTAAGGCTGTGACAACTTCAGATCAAATCCTCAATACTCTCTTGAGTCTCAAGCAATAG
- a CDS encoding autotransporter outer membrane beta-barrel domain-containing protein — protein sequence MEGNIDIEGRIDWSIGRTLQTVKTNFTFDEGAKLKGNLTALYTNGEQNFIFKGGSGGIEGNISASGGLVSGTNLSGNGTHSTTQVNITFKGENASIKKGASGTTGQVIAEGAILNNNAKYHAHNRILFENNGQIGEGNDSRVNIIARPRQSQQGGDFGGAQSYNLIQFNKQANIYLQDLKTVPPKRVTSTSLNILNLELSDDQSRVGDTNALDINIIEAGGATSGNLIGRGLLKFSNTGTTAKDLTINTNAIDTPSVSNIAKGKLTANKIISKNGGKNTILIEEIAVDNGIFAGDNAKNTIFIGQGNSTIGTNGIDNQGNGSSGDYAIVTGASGENIFTLDSANLTIAKNIYTASGGTTTFNLNGTNSTLTLQGKKNQITTISATGANSTLNLSSNAQATLGQAHNFNLLEIGTKGGSTASTGLTANNLTFVVSVDTQATQGDTKSTIGGVATKSDGTYGYAYSDRIIIHNVGTNTRDEAKSANLAVAIDPSQTSSIHYTKDKGTEIEHNIAVATIKNGTTAGTTNPLVNLTSIETINGGEKIQVEFVKVATNENGKVNGVKGKGQATPKGYTTYFLGKAISLGVDNTTQQALTSALSINYDLYIANLNSLNKRMGELRDNPYTQGVWARVFGGLQESNFGLGARTSYVTAQGGYDYALETEGAKNYIGLAFSYMHSKGESNKATQASNAINVSGINTIYLSNIQSSGYEIALYNSYVSNVGLYNDTIAKLSYITSDFSLSNSSDHNNTANNLGFTLSNEVGYRFILGEQQDYFIDPQLELSLGYLNQSDFTTKMKTRSGKGNQLKALQESVFLTRTRLGASFGKKIVEQDKNISLYVGTFYEYDLVTGGSNKLTTSTTKAYNPEFASNGRVVLNVGSNLELNQSTRVYVDVEKSFGDKLRTQLQFNLGARYSFGEKTSIENAKAQTTAPLRVGNTPTEETEKAQIVPNVPNKTKEDTRTKATN from the coding sequence ATGGAAGGTAATATTGACATTGAAGGACGAATTGATTGGAGTATTGGCAGAACGCTTCAAACAGTCAAAACAAACTTCACTTTTGATGAGGGGGCAAAACTCAAAGGAAATTTGACAGCGTTATATACCAATGGCGAGCAAAATTTCATTTTTAAAGGTGGATCTGGAGGGATTGAAGGAAATATTTCAGCTAGTGGAGGTTTAGTCAGTGGTACAAATTTAAGTGGAAACGGAACACATAGTACTACACAAGTCAATATTACTTTCAAAGGCGAAAATGCAAGTATCAAAAAAGGAGCTAGTGGAACCACAGGACAAGTCATAGCTGAGGGTGCAATTTTGAATAACAATGCCAAATACCACGCTCACAACAGAATCCTTTTTGAAAATAATGGACAAATCGGAGAAGGGAATGATAGCCGTGTGAATATTATTGCAAGACCACGACAAAGTCAGCAAGGTGGAGACTTCGGAGGTGCACAATCTTACAACCTTATCCAATTCAACAAACAAGCCAATATTTATTTGCAAGATTTGAAGACAGTGCCACCAAAAAGAGTTACTTCCACTAGCCTTAATATCCTTAACCTTGAGCTTAGTGATGACCAATCAAGAGTAGGCGATACCAATGCTCTTGATATCAATATTATAGAAGCAGGTGGTGCTACTAGTGGCAATCTCATTGGTAGAGGACTTTTAAAATTCTCTAATACTGGCACCACTGCCAAAGATTTGACAATCAATACAAATGCGATAGATACTCCCTCTGTAAGCAACATTGCCAAAGGGAAACTTACTGCTAATAAAATCATCAGCAAAAATGGTGGAAAAAATACCATTCTCATAGAGGAAATAGCTGTTGATAATGGAATCTTTGCAGGAGACAATGCAAAAAATACCATTTTTATTGGTCAAGGTAACAGCACAATCGGAACAAATGGAATTGATAATCAAGGAAATGGTAGTAGCGGTGATTATGCTATTGTCACTGGTGCTAGTGGAGAAAATATATTCACTCTTGATTCTGCTAATCTCACCATAGCAAAAAACATTTACACAGCTAGTGGTGGCACAACGACATTCAATCTCAATGGCACCAACTCCACCCTCACATTGCAAGGAAAAAAGAATCAAATCACCACCATTTCTGCCACTGGTGCCAACTCCACCCTCAATCTCTCAAGCAATGCCCAAGCCACACTAGGACAAGCCCACAACTTCAACCTCCTAGAGATTGGAACAAAAGGCGGATCAACTGCTAGCACAGGACTCACTGCCAATAACCTCACCTTTGTTGTCTCTGTGGATACTCAAGCGACTCAAGGTGACACCAAAAGCACAATCGGAGGAGTGGCTACAAAATCAGATGGCACCTACGGCTACGCCTACTCCGATAGAATCATCATACATAATGTAGGGACTAACACTCGTGATGAAGCCAAATCAGCCAACCTTGCCGTTGCTATCGATCCTAGCCAAACTTCAAGCATCCACTACACAAAAGATAAAGGCACAGAGATAGAACACAACATCGCCGTCGCTACAATCAAAAATGGCACAACTGCTGGCACAACTAATCCCCTAGTCAATCTCACCTCTATTGAAACAATCAATGGTGGAGAAAAGATTCAAGTCGAATTCGTCAAAGTAGCTACAAATGAAAATGGCAAAGTCAATGGGGTAAAAGGTAAAGGTCAAGCTACACCCAAAGGCTACACCACCTACTTCCTAGGCAAAGCAATCAGTCTAGGAGTGGATAATACCACCCAACAAGCTCTCACTTCTGCTCTCTCTATCAATTATGATTTATACATTGCAAACCTCAATTCTCTTAACAAACGAATGGGAGAACTTAGAGACAATCCTTACACTCAAGGAGTATGGGCTAGAGTGTTTGGAGGACTCCAAGAATCTAACTTTGGATTGGGAGCACGCACAAGCTATGTGACTGCTCAAGGAGGATATGATTATGCACTAGAAACAGAGGGTGCCAAAAACTACATAGGACTTGCATTCTCTTATATGCACTCTAAGGGTGAGAGCAACAAAGCCACTCAAGCTAGCAATGCAATCAATGTGAGTGGTATCAATACTATCTATCTCTCCAATATCCAATCAAGTGGATATGAAATTGCTCTTTACAATTCTTATGTGAGCAATGTAGGTCTTTATAATGACACAATTGCCAAACTCAGCTATATCACTTCTGATTTTTCTTTGAGCAATAGTAGTGATCACAACAACACTGCAAACAATCTAGGATTCACTCTCTCCAATGAAGTGGGTTATCGTTTCATTCTAGGAGAACAACAAGATTATTTCATTGATCCACAATTAGAGTTAAGCTTAGGTTATCTCAATCAATCTGACTTCACCACCAAGATGAAAACTAGAAGTGGCAAAGGCAATCAACTCAAAGCACTCCAAGAGAGTGTGTTTTTGACTAGAACTAGACTAGGAGCTAGTTTTGGTAAAAAGATTGTAGAACAAGACAAAAACATCTCTCTTTATGTTGGAACATTCTATGAATATGATCTTGTCACAGGAGGATCCAACAAACTCACTACAAGCACAACAAAAGCTTACAATCCTGAGTTTGCTTCCAATGGTAGAGTGGTTTTAAATGTAGGAAGCAATCTAGAGCTTAATCAATCCACTAGAGTCTATGTGGATGTAGAGAAAAGCTTTGGAGACAAACTAAGGACACAACTCCAATTCAATCTAGGAGCTAGATATAGCTTTGGAGAAAAAACAAGCATTGAGAATGCAAAAGCACAAACCACTGCTCCTTTGAGAGTAGGAAATACTCCTACAGAGGAAACAGAAAAGGCTCAAATAGTTCCTAATGTCCCCAATAAAACCAAAGAGGACACAAGAACAAAAGCGACTAATTAG
- a CDS encoding Na+/H+ antiporter NhaC family protein: MSEIGILLPCVIAVLIFVTRRIVLCMFIGIVLGGIALHYQEPMELPSYFWHKLLGVFYSFEFQTLKIDMVCLFVFLILLGILSRVLVHSGAMREFEKWAQKNIHTQVKAELSVFMMSLFIFLDGLFSVVVSGQFARSLKRYSSPQRMAYIVDSIASPICVLIPISSWGAYILGLLGQNVRQEELFVDFFEAMTQSFYAWFCPLAVFLVIVWRVDLGAMRTSYTGDKKQQMGEMTGQTNPWGLFAPLLALVCVTLVMMIASGVSAGGVGIWGILSKADVFLALVCGVVVALLLALLSWKNITLSGLWASVREGGAEMFSLLGILILLWMFGSLLREDLQSGFYLSQFLISFLSAEYWFLIPAGLFLVSALIAFLTGTGWGTLAIMIPLSLDWGIHLPFEVGLLLACVISGAVYGDHSSPVSDTTILSASSLDCSLQSHFITQIPYTTLVACCTLISFVVMGIKGSLLLAFLAGGVCLFGFLAFFKGKKRRI; the protein is encoded by the coding sequence ATGAGCGAAATTGGGATCTTACTTCCTTGCGTCATCGCTGTGTTGATTTTTGTCACGCGACGCATTGTTTTGTGTATGTTTATAGGGATTGTTTTGGGTGGGATTGCTCTACATTATCAAGAACCTATGGAATTGCCCTCTTATTTTTGGCATAAACTGCTTGGCGTGTTTTATTCTTTTGAGTTTCAGACACTCAAAATCGATATGGTGTGCTTGTTTGTTTTTTTGATTTTGCTAGGCATTTTGTCTCGTGTGTTGGTGCATAGTGGAGCGATGAGAGAGTTTGAAAAATGGGCACAAAAAAATATCCACACGCAAGTCAAAGCAGAGCTAAGCGTCTTTATGATGAGCTTGTTTATTTTTCTTGATGGGCTTTTTAGCGTCGTGGTTTCTGGACAATTCGCACGATCACTCAAGCGATATTCTAGTCCGCAAAGAATGGCATATATTGTGGATTCTATCGCATCGCCTATTTGTGTGTTGATCCCCATTTCAAGCTGGGGGGCTTATATTTTGGGGCTATTGGGGCAAAATGTCAGACAAGAGGAACTTTTCGTAGATTTTTTTGAAGCGATGACTCAGAGTTTTTATGCTTGGTTTTGCCCTTTGGCAGTGTTTTTGGTGATTGTTTGGCGTGTGGATCTTGGAGCGATGAGGACAAGCTATACGGGAGACAAGAAGCAGCAAATGGGCGAGATGACAGGACAAACAAATCCTTGGGGCTTGTTTGCCCCACTTTTGGCTCTTGTGTGTGTCACTTTGGTGATGATGATTGCAAGCGGAGTGAGTGCTGGAGGTGTTGGGATTTGGGGGATTTTGTCCAAAGCTGATGTGTTTCTTGCTCTAGTGTGTGGGGTTGTGGTGGCTTTGCTTTTGGCTTTGCTTTCTTGGAAAAATATCACGCTCTCTGGTTTGTGGGCAAGTGTCAGAGAGGGAGGGGCAGAAATGTTTTCATTGCTTGGGATTTTGATCCTTTTGTGGATGTTTGGCTCTCTGTTGCGTGAGGATTTGCAAAGTGGTTTTTATCTCTCTCAATTTTTGATTTCATTTTTGTCGGCAGAATATTGGTTTTTGATCCCTGCAGGTTTGTTTTTGGTTTCGGCATTGATTGCTTTTTTGACTGGGACAGGCTGGGGGACTTTGGCGATTATGATTCCTTTGAGCTTGGATTGGGGGATACATTTGCCATTTGAAGTGGGGTTGTTACTAGCTTGTGTGATTTCAGGGGCAGTGTATGGAGATCATTCTTCGCCTGTTTCTGACACGACGATCCTTTCTGCCTCAAGTCTTGATTGCTCTTTGCAGAGTCATTTCATCACTCAAATCCCCTATACGACGCTTGTTGCTTGTTGCACATTGATTTCTTTTGTCGTGATGGGGATCAAGGGGAGCTTGTTATTAGCATTTTTGGCTGGAGGGGTTTGTTTGTTTGGTTTTTTAGCTTTTTTCAAAGGCAAAAAAAGAAGGATTTAG
- a CDS encoding LPP20 family lipoprotein, translating into MKKAIVVVWTLCAVVYAAPSWFEKPVVREGSLYGLGVGSTPSQAKQNAIVDLSSSLSSSVKTKLEQQTQRKDSKITSLAFQDMSVDTKLQNLSYIQITHSECIETLCYVQVEIHKEDMLRQLDTKLKQQQQVFEGVRNPFAYGYKRDVLYPQILENQMLYEVLSGLKYPLSIHLEKQPSLSLEFVYDSNFQKIGRVFQNALKQEMLKIVRIAPNGEYQIKISVSGDVDFADVSVIVMQGEETLEALEVTDTRKSQVSQEFFAKRLAIQVIKKLKASIPKD; encoded by the coding sequence ATGAAAAAAGCAATAGTAGTAGTTTGGACCCTGTGTGCTGTTGTGTATGCTGCACCTAGTTGGTTTGAAAAGCCCGTAGTGCGTGAGGGGAGCTTGTATGGTTTGGGGGTTGGCTCCACTCCATCTCAAGCTAAACAAAACGCGATTGTCGATCTCTCTAGCTCTTTGTCTTCAAGTGTCAAGACAAAATTAGAGCAACAAACACAAAGAAAAGATAGCAAAATCACCTCTTTAGCTTTTCAAGATATGAGTGTTGATACAAAACTTCAAAATTTGAGTTATATCCAAATCACTCATTCTGAATGTATTGAGACGCTGTGCTATGTTCAAGTTGAGATTCACAAAGAGGATATGCTCAGACAATTAGACACAAAACTCAAGCAGCAGCAACAAGTGTTTGAAGGGGTGAGAAATCCTTTTGCCTATGGATACAAAAGAGATGTTTTGTATCCTCAAATCCTAGAAAATCAGATGTTGTATGAAGTTTTGAGCGGTTTGAAGTATCCTTTGAGTATTCATTTGGAGAAGCAACCAAGCTTGAGTTTGGAGTTTGTCTATGATTCCAATTTCCAAAAAATCGGTAGGGTTTTTCAAAATGCATTAAAGCAAGAAATGCTCAAAATTGTGCGTATTGCCCCAAATGGAGAATATCAAATCAAGATTAGTGTATCTGGAGATGTGGATTTTGCAGATGTTAGCGTGATCGTGATGCAAGGAGAAGAAACCCTTGAGGCTTTGGAAGTGACTGATACTCGAAAATCTCAAGTTTCGCAAGAATTTTTTGCCAAACGCCTAGCAATCCAAGTCATCAAAAAGCTTAAAGCTTCGATCCCCAAAGATTAA